The Pedobacter roseus genome contains a region encoding:
- a CDS encoding glycoside hydrolase family 3 C-terminal domain-containing protein — protein MNKKVIGFAGSILSSVLWLSVLTAQAQNLVNPKTEAKITALIKKMTLAEKVGMLHANSSFTSAGVKQLGIPELVTSDGPHGVRLEHGRGWTPLKNVNDAGTYLPTGNALAATWNPKLGYDFGAVLGSEAKFRGKDVILGPGINIIRSPLNGRNFEYQSEDPYLIAQMAVGYIKGVQDQGVSASLKHFAANNEEVDRGTVNVEMSERALREIYLPGFEAAVKKGQVNTVMGAYNKFRGQYATENKYLINDILKGEWGFKGLVMSDWGAVHNTMEALENGTDLEMGSDLGTPPLKYSQFFLGDTVITLVKNGKVPITLIDDKVRRILRVMFKTNMIGAKRTVGAYNTKAHQQTALKVAEEGIVLLKNEDNVLPLAKEKIKSIAIIGQNADRENAMGGGSSQVKAKYEITPLHGIKNLLGNGVNVQYAQGYKIARNGQADSALINEAVKIATKADATVIFCGWTHGYDYKKWDDNAYDAEGVDKPDMDMPFGQNELIKAVLKANPNTIIVLMGGGPIDVREWVGKSKAIIEGWYPGMEGGTALAKVIFGEVNPSGKLPMTFPKKLEDSPAHKLGEFPGVNGVVHYKEDIFVGYRYFDTYKVEPQFPFGHGLSYTTFYYENAAIQRTGDKQVTASVTLKNTGKRDGAEVVQFYVEPINPRVSRPRKELKGFQKVFLKAGETKTIKVVLNKDAFSYYDEKKKTWVADNGKYLIAIGNSSKDIQVSKELVL, from the coding sequence ATGAATAAAAAAGTAATCGGTTTCGCCGGAAGTATTTTAAGCAGTGTTTTATGGCTTTCGGTATTAACAGCCCAGGCACAAAACCTCGTTAATCCCAAAACAGAAGCAAAAATAACCGCTTTAATCAAAAAAATGACCCTGGCCGAAAAAGTTGGTATGCTCCATGCAAACTCTTCTTTTACTTCTGCAGGCGTAAAACAGTTAGGCATTCCGGAACTGGTAACTTCAGATGGGCCTCATGGGGTTCGCCTGGAGCATGGCCGCGGATGGACACCCTTAAAAAATGTAAATGATGCAGGAACTTATTTACCTACAGGAAATGCCCTTGCTGCCACCTGGAATCCCAAATTGGGCTACGATTTTGGAGCGGTTTTAGGTAGTGAAGCCAAATTCAGGGGCAAAGATGTAATCCTAGGCCCCGGCATTAATATTATCCGTTCGCCTTTAAACGGCCGTAATTTCGAGTACCAGAGCGAAGACCCTTACCTTATTGCGCAAATGGCAGTGGGCTATATCAAAGGGGTACAAGATCAGGGTGTTTCTGCGTCGTTAAAACACTTTGCAGCCAATAACGAAGAGGTGGATAGGGGAACGGTAAACGTAGAAATGAGCGAGCGAGCCCTGCGTGAAATATATTTGCCTGGTTTTGAGGCAGCTGTTAAAAAAGGGCAGGTAAATACCGTAATGGGTGCCTACAATAAATTTAGAGGGCAATATGCAACCGAAAATAAGTACCTAATCAACGATATCCTTAAAGGAGAATGGGGATTTAAAGGTTTGGTGATGAGCGATTGGGGAGCGGTACACAATACCATGGAAGCCCTCGAAAACGGAACCGATTTAGAAATGGGCTCCGATCTGGGAACGCCACCATTAAAATACAGTCAGTTTTTTCTTGGTGATACCGTAATTACACTGGTGAAAAACGGGAAGGTTCCGATAACCCTTATCGATGATAAAGTGCGCCGCATTTTGAGGGTGATGTTTAAAACCAATATGATCGGTGCTAAACGTACCGTAGGTGCATATAATACCAAAGCGCATCAACAAACTGCTTTAAAAGTTGCCGAAGAAGGTATTGTACTGCTAAAAAATGAGGATAATGTACTTCCGTTAGCTAAAGAAAAAATTAAAAGTATAGCCATTATTGGTCAAAATGCCGATCGGGAAAATGCGATGGGCGGCGGAAGCTCGCAGGTTAAGGCCAAATATGAAATTACCCCTTTACATGGAATTAAAAATTTGTTGGGCAATGGTGTGAATGTACAATATGCGCAAGGGTATAAAATTGCACGCAACGGGCAGGCCGATTCAGCTTTGATTAACGAAGCAGTTAAAATTGCCACTAAAGCAGATGCAACTGTAATTTTCTGCGGATGGACACATGGTTACGATTACAAAAAATGGGACGATAACGCTTACGATGCCGAAGGGGTAGATAAACCGGATATGGATATGCCTTTTGGTCAGAATGAATTGATAAAAGCCGTTTTGAAGGCTAATCCGAATACTATTATTGTTTTAATGGGCGGTGGACCAATAGATGTGCGCGAATGGGTTGGAAAAAGTAAAGCCATTATAGAAGGCTGGTACCCGGGCATGGAAGGTGGCACAGCCCTGGCCAAAGTTATTTTTGGTGAAGTAAATCCATCGGGTAAACTTCCGATGACTTTTCCTAAAAAATTAGAAGATTCTCCTGCACACAAACTTGGTGAGTTTCCTGGTGTAAATGGCGTTGTACATTACAAGGAAGATATTTTTGTGGGTTACCGTTATTTCGATACCTATAAAGTTGAGCCCCAGTTTCCGTTTGGCCATGGATTATCTTACACCACCTTTTACTACGAAAATGCAGCTATTCAAAGAACGGGAGATAAACAGGTTACCGCCTCGGTTACCCTTAAAAATACAGGGAAAAGAGATGGTGCCGAAGTGGTACAGTTTTATGTAGAACCCATCAATCCACGAGTATCCAGACCTCGAAAAGAATTGAAAGGGTTTCAAAAAGTGTTCTTAAAGGCTGGGGAAACCAAAACCATAAAGGTTGTACTGAATAAGGATGCTTTTTCTTATTACGATGAGAAAAAGAAAACCTGGGTTGCCGATAATGGTAAATATCTGATTGCGATCGGTAATTCATCAAAAGATATCCAGGTAAGCAAAGAACTTGTATTGTAA